From the Xyrauchen texanus isolate HMW12.3.18 chromosome 49, RBS_HiC_50CHRs, whole genome shotgun sequence genome, one window contains:
- the LOC127640136 gene encoding arg8-vasotocin receptor-like, protein MNCTMGHLSNTSASINSTDPFGRDEEVAKIEIAVLSVTFVVAVIGNCSVLVTIHNTKKKTSRMHLFIKHLSLADLVVAFFQVLPQLCWEITFRFYGPDFLCRIVKHLQVMGMFASAYMMVMMTLDRYIAICHPLKTLQQSTRRSRIMIGGTWVISLILSTPQYFIFSLSEIQNGSEVYDCWAHFIQPWGVQAYITWITVGIFLIPVIILMTSYGFICHSIRKNIRCKTAKTLADGACKSGLVGKNSVSSVSVISRAKIRTVKMTFVIVLAYIICWAPFFIVQMWSVWDKNFNWDDSENTAVTLSALLASLNSCCNPWIYMIFSGHLLHDFTHCFPCCHNLPQSFRKEVSDSSIQRKTLFTKITNRSPTCSSGNWKEFDHSLKSDRSTLET, encoded by the exons ATGAATTGCACAATGGGGCACCTGAGCAACACATCTGCATCTATAAATTCCACCGACCCGTTCGGCCGAGACGAAGAAGTCGCCAAAATCGAGATCGCGGTCCTGAGCGTCACGTTCGTGGTGGCCGTGATCGGAAACTGCAGTGTCCTTGTGACCATACACAACACGAAGAAAAAGACTTCacgcatgcatctgttcattaaaCACCTCAGCCTGGCCGACCTGGTAGTCGCGTTTTTCCAGGTGTTACCACAGTTATGTTGGGAAATAACATTCCGTTTTTACGGACCGGACTTTCTGTGTCGGATCGTGAAGCACCTGCAGGTGATGGGCATGTTCGCATCCGCCTACATGATGGTTATGATGACTCTAGACCGCTATATCGCCATCTGCCACCCGCTGAAGACCCTCCAGCAGTCCACGCGGAGGTCCCGCATCATGATCGGCGGCACTTGGGTCATCAGTCTGATCCTCAGCACCCCTCAGTACTTCATCTTCTCCCTCAGTGAGATCCAGAACGGGTCTGAGGTGTACGACTGCTGGGCGCACTTCATCCAGCCGTGGGGAGTCCAGGCGTACATCACCTGGATCACAGTGGGGATATTCCTGATCCCAGTGATCATATTAATGACCAGTTATGGATTCATATGTCACAGCATCAGGAAGAACATCAGATGTAAAACTGCAAAGACGCTGGCGGATGGCGCGTGTAAGAGCGGGTTGGTGGGGAAGAACTCGGTCAGCAGTGTGAGCGTCATATCCAGAGCGAAAATAAGGACCGTCAAAATGACTTTTGTGATCGTTCTGGCTTACATCATCTGCTGGGCGCCGTTTTTCATCGTGCAGATGTGGTCGGTGTGGGACAAGAACTTCAACTGGGATG attcAGAGAATACGGCCGTCACTCTGTCGGCGCTCCTCGCCAGTCTGAACAGCTGCTGTAACCCGTGGATTTACATGATCTTTAGTGGGCATCTCCTGCATGATTTCACCCACTGCTTTCCCTGCTGTCACAACCTCCCCCAGAGTTTCAGGAAAGAAGTCTCGGACAGCAGTATACAGAGAAAGACCCTATTCACTAAAATCACCAATCGCAGCCCCACCTGCAGCTCAGGCAACTGGAAAGAGTTTGACCATTCCCTGAAATCCGACAGGTCGACTCTGGAAACGTGA